In Accipiter gentilis chromosome 18, bAccGen1.1, whole genome shotgun sequence, the following are encoded in one genomic region:
- the LOC126047807 gene encoding tubulin alpha-4 chain yields the protein MRECISIHVGQAGVQIGNACWELFCLEHGIQPDGTFKDLHDQLNYDDSFTTFFNETVTGKHVPRAVMVDLEPTVVDEVRAGTFRELFHPEQLITGKEDAANNYARGHYTIGKESIDTVLDRVRKLTDACSGLQGFLIFHSFGGGTGSGFTSLLMERLSVDYGKKSKLEFAIYPAPQVSTAVVEPYNSILTTHTTLEHSDCAFMVDNEAIYDICRRNLDIERPTYTNLNRLISQIVSSITASLRFDGALNVDLTEFQTNLVPYPRIHFPLVTYAPIISSDRAYHEQLSVAEITSSCFEPNNQMVKCDPRHGKYMACCMLYRGDVVPKDVNVAIAAIKTKRTIQFVDWCPTGFKVGINYQPPTVVPGGDLAQVQRAVCMLSNTTAIAEAWARLDHKFDLMYAKRAFVHWYVGEGMEEGEFAEAREDLAALEKDYEEVGTDSFEEENDGEEF from the exons ATG CGTGAGTGTATCTCTATCCATGTTGGTCAGGCTGGAGTTCAGATAGGAAATGCATGCTGGGAACTCTTCTGCCTGGAGCACGGCATTCAGCCAGACGGCACGTTCAAGGATCTGCATGATCAACTCAACTATGATGACTCTTTTACTACATTTTTCAATGAAACAGTCACTGGGAAACATGTGCCACGGGCTGTAATGGTGGACTTGGAACCAACTGTAGTAG ACGAAGTGCGGGCTGGTACCTTCCGGGAACTTTTTCATCCAGAACAGCTGATCACTGGAAAGGAAGACGCAGCTAACAACTATGCCCGTGGCCACTACACCATTGGCAAAGAAAGCATTGATACGGTGCTTGATCGTGTCCGTAAGCTG ACTGATGCCTGTTCTGGGCTGCAAGGATTCCTGATCTTCCATAGCTTTGGTGGGGGTACCGGCTCTGGCTTTACCTCCTTACTGATGGAACGCCTCTCTGTGGATTATGGAAAGAAGTCCAAATTGGAGTTTGCCATCTACCCAGCTCCTCAGGTCTCCACCGCTGTGGTGGAGccctacaattctatcctgaccaCACACACCACCCTGGAGCACTCGGACTGTGCCTTCATGGTGGATAATGAAGCCATCTATGACATCTGCCGCCGAAACCTGGACATTGAACGCCCCACTTACACTAACCTCAATCGCCTCATCAGCCAAATTGTCTCCTCCATCACCGCCTCGCTGCGCTTTGACGGTGCCCTCAACGTGGATCTGACGGAGTTTCAGACAAACCTGGTGCCCTACCCGCGCATCCATTTCCCCTTGGTGACCTACGCCCCCATCATCTCCTCTGACAGAGCGTATCACGAGCAGCTCTCGGTGGCTGAAATCACCAGCTCCTGCTTTGAGCCCAACAACCAGATGGTGAAGTGTGACCCAAGACATGGGAAGTACATGGCCTGCTGCATGCTCTATCGTGGTGATGTAGTTCCCAAAGATGTCAACGTAGCAATTGCTGCCATCAAGACCAAGAGAACTATCCAGTTTGTCGACTGGTGTCCAACAGGCTTCAAG GTTGGCATCAACTATCAGCCTCCTACAGTAGTTCCTGGTGGAGACCTAGCCCAAGTTCAGCGAGCAGTCTGCATGCTGAGCAACACCACAGCCATTGCAGAGGCTTGGGCAAGGCTCGACCACAAGTTTGATCTGATGTATGCCAAGAGAGCTTTTGTGCACTGGTATGTGGGTGAAGGCATGGAGGAGGGAGAATTCGCAGAGGCACGAGAGGACCTGGCTGCCCTGGAGAAAGACTATGAAGAAGTGGGAACTGActcatttgaagaagaaaatgatggggaggaattttaa